Within the Miscanthus floridulus cultivar M001 chromosome 17, ASM1932011v1, whole genome shotgun sequence genome, the region AAGCACTAGTCCATTTTCCTCACCAGTGCTCCTCGTCAAGAAAAAAGATGGATCCTACCGGTTTTGCGTCGATTTCCGCCATCTTAATGCTCTTACAGCCAAGTCCAAATTCCCTGTTCCAGTCTTCTATGAGCTTATGACGAGCTCGCCCAGGCCAGTTGGTTTACTAATTTGGACCTCTGTGCTGGGTTTCATCAAATCTTGCTCGAAGCCGGTGAAGAGCACAAGACTGCCTTCCAAACCCATCTGGGTCAGTATGAGTTCAGGGTGATGGCGTTTGGCTTGACCGGTGCTCCAGGAACATTTCAGGGTGCCATGAATGCCACCTTGGCTCCCGGGCTCCGTCGCTTTGTGATTGTCTTTTTCGACGATATATTGACATACAGTCGCACTTTTGAAGAGCATGTGCAACATGTTGCAGCGGTATTCCAGTGGCTTGCAGCTGACCAATGGAAACTCAAAGTCTCCAAGTGTAAGTTTGCTCAACGTTCAGTGTCATATTTGGGCCATGTAATTAGCAATGCTGGTTTGGCAACAGACCCGACCAAAGTACAGGCGATTCAGGACTGGCCAACACCAACCATGGTTCGTGCTCTTCGCGGATTCCTTGGACTTGCCGGGTACTACAGGAAATTTGTGCGCCATTTTGGTGTCATTGCCAAGCCCCTCAATGACTTGCTAAAGAAAGATAATCTGTTTGTCTAGACTTCTCTCCATGATTCAGCTTTCAGCTCACTCAAGGCAGCTCTGTCGTCAGCTCCGGTTTTGGCTCTCCCAGATTTCTCCATTCCCTTTGAGGTTGAGACTGATGCCTCTGGCTATGGGATTGGTGCTGTGCTGCAACAACGCGGACACCCCTTAGCCTATATCAGTAAAGCTTTGGGGCCTCGCAATCAGGGCCTCTCAGTCTACAAGAAGGAGTACTTGGCAATTCTTATGGCGGTGGACACTTGGCGCCATTATTTGTTGCAATCAGAGTTTGTGATCCACACAAACCAGAAAAGCCTTGTGCATCTCAATGAGCAGCGGCTCCACACGCCTTGGCAGCAAAAGGTATTCACCCGCTTGTTGGGCCTCCGCTATCGCATCGTCTACCGCCGCGGTGAAGATAATACCGTCGCTGATGCCTTGTCCCGCCGGCCTCCTACTAAGCATCTGTTGGCAGTGTCATCTCCTGTCCATGACTGGAAATCGGCATTGCAGGACTGGTGCCAGCAGGATCCTGAGGCCTCTAGTCTGTTAACTCAACTTTCGTTGGACCCTGCAGCTAAGCCTCCATTCAGCTTGCGCCAAGGGCTTATAATGTACAAGGACAGAGTATGGTTGGGTTCGTATACTGATCTTCAGACCCGTGTGCTTTCAGCTCTTCATGACAGTGCCGTCGGAGGGCATTCGGGTGCACCTGCCACACTGGCCAGAATCCGCCAACTGTTCTATTGCCCTGGTATGAGTGCTGCCGTTCTTAAATATGTACAGTCTTGCTCTATTTGTGCTCAGGCAAAACCGGACCGCAGCAGTTATCCCGGTCTCCTACAACCATTATCGGTCCCCAAATCTTCTTGGGAAGTAATCTCCATGGATTTTGTCGAAGGGTTGCCTCTCTCGGGCTCTGCCAATGTTATCATGGTGGTCGTGGACAAATTCTCCAGGTTTGCACACTTTGTGGCTTTGCGCCATCCGATTTCTGCTGCCTCTGTAGCTCTTTCAATGTGGGTGATTGGGTTTTCTTGAAGCTCCAACCGTATGTGCAATCGTCAGTGGCGCCTCGATCGAACAACAAGCTGTCATTCAAGTTCTTTGGGCCTTTCCACATTCTGAAGCGTATTGGTGCTGTGGCCTATCTCCTGGACCTTCCAGCAGCAGCGACAGTGCACCTAGTCTTTCATGTGTCGTTGCTCAAGAGCTCTCCAGGTTCGTAGACTGTCAGTTCTTCTTTGCCGTCTGAACTTGTTGCATTTCAGGTTCCTGAACGCTTCTTGCAATGGCGTTGGACACCTGGTGATCAACCTGTTCACCAAGTTCTCGTCAAGTGGTCGCATATGCCGGCTTCGCTGTCCACTTGGGAGGCTGTCGAGGAGCTTCGTCGCCAATTTCCGCGGGCTCCGGCGTGGGGACACGCCGGTTCACAAGAAGGGGGGAATGTCAGCAATGGCTCTGTCTCGGCGTCCGCTGACCGCAACGACCCTGCTGGAGGCAGCGTCCGCGGCAGCGCACTGCTTTCACCAAGGCCCAAGAGGCGAGTTCAGCCCAATCCCAAGGTGCTCGGGCCCATGTGGCAACCGTAGACCAGTATAGGTATGGAGATATAGAGAGAGAGGGTCATGAAAACTGTAAAACCTTAATACGTTTTCTGTTATACAAGCACCTGTCGTTACCGAATACTTCTTCTTCTTTACCGAGCATTAGCACCGTAGTTCCTGCTTACAGTATGATTGCCCAAAGCGCTAATTGGAAATGCTAGCACAATACTGCAACCACCAAGCAGAAGCAGGAATGGGAATTTCTCGAATTTGATATGGTTAACAGGATAGGAAATAATGACAAATGGTGGCAAAGCTGAAATCCAATCACCGTTTGTCGTTCCtttggaaaaacaaaaacaatcaccggaaGGACGCGCCTGCGCTCTGGAACAAGAGAATCCAAGGCTGATAGCAAAAACATTCCCCTGACCCCTGAGGCTGGTTGTCATTGATCATTTTTTGATTAACAAGATACGGAGTAGGAAATCATGATCTGGAGGGCCTAAACCACATGCAGATCATCATTGGGTTGGCAGAATGCAGCGCCGCAAGCCAACTCATATGCCTGTCTACCATGCATCCTCATCATTCGCGATGCGATTTTcgtcatgcatgcatatatagtgatgcagagagagagagattgttTCTTCAGAACAGCTAGTGGAAACACCAGACGCgctcaagattttttttttgtggcAATCGAAACTGATGAAAAGGGAGAATGAGGGGATGTACAGTACTCTCTGGCAGCTCAGTCTGCCTATCTGGAGAAACCTGATTGCAGATGACAGCTGGAACCGTTTCCTGTTCCTGTTCCTTCTGAAGATAACGCTCCTCTGTCGGTCCATTCAGTCTGATGGCGGTATGAACAAAACAGGCACAGACATGCTGCATAGCATAAGTACTCTCTACTGGCAGTTAGGTCctcacttctctctctctctctcttctcattGGCAGGGTTTAATTAATGAACTAGAAATTGGTGAAGCTTTTTTTTCCCCACCGACTTCGGCTTCTCGTGATACTGTCACGATAAACTAAAACCGTCTGAAACTCTGTCAGAGAGCATTAGTTATaagagcgtgtttagttcccacccaaaatccaaaaaagtgctatagtacccatcacatcgaatcttgcgatacatgcatggaacattaaatgtagacggaaaaaaactaattgcacagtttggttggaaattgcgagacgaacgttttgagcctaattagtccacgattgaacactatttgccaaataaaaacgaaagtgctatagtagcccaAATTCTCAAATTTGGACAACTAAACACGCTCTAAGTTTCAACCTCTTCTGCTTTTCTGTCAGTGAGGACCAAGAGTTAGAGACCGTACAGGTAACGGAAGCAGCGCAGCATGTGAGACAGACAGACGGCTACTTTTCAGTTTAATTTTTTAGTTGAAACTATGTTTTTTCTTTTCCAATAAATTAGTCTGAAcagtattttattttattttttcaatGAAGCGAACAGGTCTTCGGTGAGCAGAGCATGGGCAGGCAAGCTAGCTGCCAAGCCGACCTGACCCCACCTGACCGCCGCCGCGTTTGGTCAGTCAAATATAAGGCCGCCGTTTCCGGGCCCGCCCACCGCACGCCGGTGAGcttacctcctcctccttccgtTCCTCCAATGGCCAAGGCTCAGCCTGCCACGTCACCATTAGTGAAGCACACCCCCTGTTCTACCAGGTCTTTGGTTTCTTTCcgctctgtctgtctgtctgtcgaAACCTCGCTGATTTCATTCAGTTCAGTTCAGGCATGATGATCTTTTCGCTTCTTTCTCTGATGCAATTAAAATGGTACGTATTCTTTTCTCAGTCCTCTTTATCTTTTTCCAGTTCGAGAGGATCATTATATTTATATATGAATAATATGAATGGCACGTCAGTATCAAATCCCTGACGACTgctagcttgctcatcatggCATCAAAAGTCAAATGGAAATGGTCTTGGACGGTCGGTCTGTTGGCAGGAGGAGTTAGCGGCTCTCTTCACCTTTGGTACGGAGGCAACGATGCTTGCATTGTGTGGCTCTATCGCTCCCCGTGTTGCTAAGCTTAATCAGACCGATTCAACTGTTAGATCGATCGACCTCCACCAGATGCATGGTTGACCCGGTGCATGCAGTTGTTTGATATATTAAATGTCAATACATTTTCGGATACTTATTCTATAATGGATTTCATTATGCTTATTTGATACCTTAAATATCAATACATTTTTCCTAGAAAATATTTAAATTGAAGATGGCTTGACTTAGCACCGTagctagaattgtattttttttcgaATAGAGGGAGTATGCAAGTCTAGAgctgaaaaaaaattaaaagctCATGACTTGACGACTCTCTCGCttgtttctttctttttattaATGATGATTATCTAAGCCAGCGTTTTAGCCGAGAACATCACAAGTCAATAGCACAGATAAAGTACCAAATTAACTTAATGTTGTGACTTGTGGTGTCTGCTGTATATTGTACTCAGTTATTTGTGACATCATATTTTCATGAACTAGTTACTgcttactgtttttgcatttGTTAACAATCTAGCTCGTGAGCTAAACGAGCTTATTCCAAACCACCTTGTTGCGAACCATAATAACCTATGTTGCCTCGTTAACCAGCCTTATCTATATATGATGGTATGGCTTTATTTTCTTTGACGATATAAACAGTACCCAACGACATCGGCCTGCATATTATTGCATCTCAAATAAAGTAATGTAACTTAGAGGCATCCATCATCATGATATCTCTTTGTACATCGAGGGCTTGTCTGGAATGGAGGATTTTCAAAGGAAAAGTAGAGAAATGGATTCTTTAGGAAAGTTTTCTCAACTTGCTGTTTGGAACAAGAAAAAATCTGCATTCCATTCCGGATGAAAGACtaacacaaaacacatgaaaaaaAAGCATCCAAGGAAACCAAGTTCTGAGTTCTGACTGAAACTTTGCTTCTTGGGCACATGCGACATTTTTATTTCCTGCAATCAAAACACCCCAAAGTTTCTATTATGTTTTTTGATATCCTATAGTTTTCTACTTTTCATATATGTTAttcctgtttttttttcattCCTTTGTTTTACAATCTTGCATTCCGAAGAGTCCCCGAATGAAAATGGAAAATTTAAGAGCACTGACTCTTTCTCGATGGCTGCCATTTCATTCCCTTTCCTCTCATGACGATGCTTGCATCGCCTCACTTGCAAAAGACTCATATGTCTTGTAATATAACTAAACAATCTCGGTGCTTTACTAAAGTTCATTTTATTGGCACATCTACATGGAAAGGTGGTTGGCGTGCACGCAAAATTAGAATTATGTGggggtggtggggggggggggtatggAAATGAAGGTGAATAGTATTTCCTGCATACATCCTTTTTTAACACTAGTAGACACATGGGCTTCAGTCTCGATTGGGAATAGCCTTTAGTCCTAGTTTTCTCAACCGGGATTACGGATCCGGGACTTTAGTCCCCGGTCGCACAATCAGGACTAAAGCCCATCCTCAAgacaaaaaaataatttaaatccTAGAAATATCTCTTGTGGTAAGATTTGAACCCAAGATCTCTTGCCTCGTGCATAATTTCCTTACCAACTCAACTACACAATACATGTGACAAAAGTCCTGAGCGCTCTCATTTTAAATTTACCCGTgagaggcctttagtcccgggtgagagACCTTTAGTCTAGTGAAAATGAAAGGGAACCTGGGGTAGGCTGCAGGGTCAAGTTAGGCGCACAAAAAtggttggtgttatcaaccgggactaatgcTCATGTTAGTCCCGGGTCAAattctaaccgggactaatatgCTGAACCGAAAGtcctttctctactagtgaaaacCTGTTTACAACTATAAAGTTCTATGCTATAAGTAGCAGTATTATGAAACCTAGGAAGTAGTAACCGGATGGGAGATAAAAGGAGTATTATGAAACCAACCGGATGGGCGTAAAAGGAACCATACTATTATAAAGTATGTTAAGAAACTCATGAGGGTtacttttttttagaaagctcATGAGGGTTACTTGACTACCAAAATTCTGTCTCATATGCTCTTTGAGAAACTATCTTACAAAAAGTCAAAAACATTTTATCATAATGTGGGATGATAGGAAGATTAGTTTTAGAGCAAGCAATTCAATGATTCATAGGTTGGCGGCTAAGAGCACCTCCGATGGTGTTTTTTAAACCCACCCTCTAAATCCTTATTTAGAGAGTGTCATTTGAATAAAAAAAACTCTCTATACATCTCTCTACACTCCAACAACTTCTTTATCTTTGAGGAGCGAGAAACTAGAAATAGAGGATGAGAATATTTAAAGATTTAGTTGAAGAAGTTGTCTGAGGGaattttttttaccaaaatctaTCAGTACGGAAGATATAAAAATGCTCATAAAGTTGCTCTAAGAAGAGGTTATTGGCAAAATGGCAATAGAGTTGGTGGTGCTGAGAAAGAGGGAGTGAGAAAGAGTGGGAGACAGTGGTAAGGAAGGGGTAGAGATGTGAAGTCATTGGTGTTAATGACCTACTACCTACAACTAATATTATCGACAAACCAAAAAGGTAAAAAAACAAGTCACATATAATGTCTtaaatttcatatttatttgcCTAGAGAAAATAGTAGTCAGCGCAAGCAGTGTGCCAGTGTGAGTGACAATAAATGCAAGATGACGTGTCttaaaacttttttttttggaaattgtCTCAAAACTTCTTAAATGGACTCATCTATATACAGAAAACCCTCTCACGATAATATAAACATGAGATGACTCTTCTCTCCTTCTATATACAATGTCACCCACCTCTTCCTCCTTCGTGAGTTCACACCACACATACCCCTTTTTCCTTGGCGTGCTCGCCACCCAACCCTGTCCCACCACCAGCTTTCGCCCTGCCGAGGTCGCCTCCGATGCCTGTGAGGGCCACCCTTTTACCTCCATCTCCTTTCTCTCCTCACCACAATTGGATCTTGCTCCCTCACCCTCATCGACGCCTCCCTGATCACAGCATCATCGTCACCGAGTTCGTCACCCTCGCGACTACCACCATTGCAACAACGTTGGGAGCCCTATGCCCCCATCTCATGCGCCCCCACTTCTACTGCCACCCTCCGGATCTAGCGATGCCAAATCCACCACCGTGCTACTGCCGACACAATGGGACACCCCGCCACAGAGCCTCCCTAACTAGCCTCCTCCATAGTTGCCTACAGTCCCACCCATGGCACACCGTAACATTGTTGCCAGTCTGGaagccccctccccctccccaaaGCTCCCTTTAAATCCTGCAACCACAAAACTCCCTTCTATAATCTAAATCCAAAACCCTAAACCTAGATCCAAAATtctcaagagaagaagaaaagtCATCATTCTGGCGCTCATAGGAGATGAAGAGGACATTGAACCGGTGCTTGCTACAACTAAATCACTCTCAGTTCAATTTATTGCTTATTTCTCTCATTTTCTTTCTTAGCTTCGTTGACATCTCCCCCTCTTCCAAATCAGGAGAGCTCTACGAAAGTCTTCATTTAGCTCTTTAGGGCACGTTTGAATCGTGGCCAACGTGCGACACGCCCGAACTGTCAAACACTCCCGCCGCACGTGGCGAAAGGTTTGGCGCGCGCCGCAGCTCGCCAACTGTCTGACGACCGTTTCGTCCGCCCCACTCGCGGCGCTGCCACGGCTATGGCAGCAGGGGCTGTGGCGGGAGCCAACCACACCCTTAATTTTTAAATATGAAACCGAACATTTTTCAGGGTTTCGAGCTGATTTGCTGAAAGCTGATCGCCAAGGTTTTGGAATTTGATTTGACCAGTTGAAAGAGGGACGTGGTCAACTGAAAGTTCCCCGTGCGTGAGATGAAAGCGtcggagttttttttttaaagaaaaaatgagaagaggcacatggggggtttGCCTTTTGCTCTTTCTCACACACGCATGCTCTGACGAGACGACCAACAACACACGGAGAAGAACGGAGGACAGTAGACTCGCTGAAGAAGCTGTATATAAAGCTCACGGCTCACCGCTGGTGACCGCACAGCCagctccgtccgtccgtccgtccgtcggaACTCGGAAGGCCTGCCTACCCCGCTGTACTAGCTGCCTTCCTACTCGCTTCCCTCCGCGTCCTCCTCCGCTGCCTCGCGCCGCCGTGCATCGCCCGCCCCGCCTCCCGCGCCGTCTCGCCTCTCATCGCCGCCCCGCCTCGCTCCGTCGTTCCTGGCCGCCGGGCTTCTTCTCCGTCGCCGGCTACGCGCGTGAGGAGGGAGCAGGAGCCGCAGCGCGTGGATCCAGGGGCAGCGGCGTCCATCCCGCGTGAGCAGGGACAAGGAGCCGGTGAGATCTACTTTTTTTCCCCAGCTCCTCCATCTCtcgcagctctctctctctctctctctctctctctctctctgcgcgTTTTGAGGAGATTCGTCGGTAGCGACGGACGGCGGGGCAGTCCCAGGCTCTGCGGCGGCGTCAGCGGCTCCCCCTCCTGCCTCTCGCCAGTCGCCTCGCGCCCTCGCCAAGGCTGGAGCCAGCAGCCGCTGCTCCACCAAGGCGGTCGCTCCGCTTTTTTGGAACCCTGCTGCAGAAGCAATTGCAGGTTTGGCAGGGCTACGGAAAGAGCCGGAGCGAACACGATGTTAGCCTTTTGGATTGGCCGACCTGGCGTGTGTGAGAATGGCATGATTGTGAGCTGTGGGCATGAGGGGAAAGGTGGCCCCTTGGTGCTGGACTGCTGGTACTGTGGAGGAGCAGCAGTGCATGGAATGCATGTGATGCGGCAATAAATTTTAATGTAGCCACGATTGAGATGAATCCGTAGGCGAAGTGAAGTGACTAGTTTGGTTTCAGGCTCAGGAATTTGTTCTTGTTTTCAGAAAGAAGGGTAATTGCAAGTATTCGTCCAGTGGTGCAATGACCCCAAAGCTGACTGGTGGATGCTTAATCTAATAGTAGTAATAGATTTCCAACCAATGTGCATAATTATTGTCTCTAGCTAAGGTGGCACGAAACCTGTGGCGTATTAagaattgtcaaggctgtccatgCAGAATGAGCTGTCCTTTGATCAGCTTCATAGCAAGTGGTGTGACTCTGAGTAGTTAGTACCTTCCTGCTAGATATATTTTAATCTACCTGGGGCAGTTGGGAAACAACAAAGAACACAGAAATACCTCCATATTTGAAGTTTTCCTTTTGCATAAATTGTTTGCAACATGTGGGTCAATTTGGTTGCTGTGCGCCTATGTTAGTCTCACATTTGGTTGGTAAGTGGAGAACATGAATGCGGAACTACAGGGGAGAGGGGATGGAGAGAATTTATACATGGTCCTGTTTACACCATGGATGATGCGATGAGTGCATGTCATGGATATCAATTACTTATGGAATTGGTTGCTCGATTTCTAacagattttgttttcttttcttgttttcttaCTGATGCTATATCGTCGCCGCTTCTAATACAAAGGCGTTTGATTCCAACTTCCAGGTTTTGTCTTTGGGTAGAACATGTCGTGCTTTGCATGCTGCGGTGATGAAGATACCCAAGTACCAGACTCCAGGACTCAATACCCAGGACACCATCCAGCAAGTAAGAGCATGgaccttttttttttggttgtaATCCTTTGCAGAGCACCATTTCTCATACCATATATTTAGCTTTTGATGCTTGGTCAGTATTTTTCTGATAAACTCCAACTGACCTGCAGGGGCCGATGCATACCGCCCTACTGATCAACCTCCCAAGGGTCCTCAGCCTGTGAAAATGCAGCCAATTGCAGTCCCTGCTATTCCTGTAGATGAGATTCGGGAGGTGACTAAGGGTTTTGGTGATGAAGCCTTGATTGGTGAGGGCTCCTTTGGCAGAGTATACTTCGGTGTTTTGAGAAATGGTAGGAGCGCCGCGGTCAAAAAGTTGGATTCTAATAAGCAGCCAGACCAAGAATTCTTGGCGCAGGTCTGTGTTTCCCTGTTTATGAAATGCAGCGCATCTTTTATAGTCTGTGGTTTGATGTCATTCTGAAATTGATCTTCAGGTGTCTATGGTATCAAGGCTGAAACATGaaaatgttgttgagttgcttggTTACTGTGCTGATGGGACACTCCGCGTCCTTGCTTATGAGTTTGCTACTATGGGCTCTCTTCATGATATGCTTCATGGTATTGTCTTGTGCTATCTTTTTTCTCTATCTTTTGCATGAGTTGTACTGTCTCATGGTCCAAGTAAAAAAAGAAAGGAATAATTTCTTACATGCAACGGACTAAACCTTAAATCCCAATATGCCACTGACTGTGGGGGTCCCATAAGTCATACACACAGTGATGGCATATCAGGGATTGTGAGTTTTCTCGGTGACATATAAGGAAATTACCCAAAAAGAAACCATGCTTAACACATGCGGAATATGTCTCTTTACAGGAAGGAAAGGTGTTAAAGGGGCTCAACCCGGTCCAGTCTTATCATGGTCACAACGTGTGAAGATAGCTGTTGGGGCAGCAAAAGGCCTCGAGTATCTTCATGAGAAAGCACAACCCCATATCATACACAGAGATATTAAGTCTAGCAATGTACTTCTTTTTGATGATGATGTAGCTAAGATAGCTGACTTTGATTTGTCAAACCAAGCTCCTGACATGGCAGCTCGGCTTCACTCAACTAGGGTTCTTGGAACTTTCGGATATCATGCACCTGA harbors:
- the LOC136516784 gene encoding pto-interacting protein 1-like; amino-acid sequence: MSCFACCGDEDTQVPDSRTQYPGHHPARADAYRPTDQPPKGPQPVKMQPIAVPAIPVDEIREVTKGFGDEALIGEGSFGRVYFGVLRNGRSAAVKKLDSNKQPDQEFLAQVSMVSRLKHENVVELLGYCADGTLRVLAYEFATMGSLHDMLHGRKGVKGAQPGPVLSWSQRVKIAVGAAKGLEYLHEKAQPHIIHRDIKSSNVLLFDDDVAKIADFDLSNQAPDMAARLHSTRVLGTFGYHAPEYAMTGQLSSKSDVYSFGVVLLELLTGRKPVDHTLPRGQQSLVTWATPRLSEDKVRQCVDSRLGGDYPPKAVAKFAAVAALCVQYEADFRPNMSIVVKALQPLLNAHARSTNP